Part of the Acidimicrobiia bacterium genome, CGATCGGCCGCCGCCCACAACGCGGCGGCCGGGGAAAACGACGTTGCCACCACGGTGGCCGGACCTGCATCGAGGTGATCGAGGAGCGCAACCAGATCGCCTGCCGTCTCGACCACTCCATACCCCGGCCAGTCCGCCGATGAGTCGCCGTGCCCGCGCAAGTCCATGGTTACTACGCGGGCGCCGCCCGCCACAAGGTCGGGTGCCACCAACCGGTACTCGTGGCGAACGTCGCCGGCGCCGGGAAGCATCACCACCAGCGGGCCGCTTCCACCGCTGTCATCGAAGCCGATCGTGCCGCCGGCCAGGTCGAGCTGTTGCGTATTCATGTCTACTCCCGTACTCAACTAATGAGTGTAGTCAATACACTAATGACGTTAGTTAGGCATGTCAAGGGAGACGGTCGCCGACCGCGGCGGTTCCGTTCCATCGAGGTGACCACGCCTTGAGCGCTTCGACAGAGGAGCGTCCATTGGCACCGGACGTTCTCCATCAGAAGCGTCTCTGAGAAGTAGTTGAAGAACTTGAACGGAACTCGTTTGAGTTTCAGCCAATCCCGAAAGGCGGTGCTGTTGTGGAACGGTCCGGTTGTGAAGCTCTCGCGGAGCAGTACGAGCAACAGAGGTATCTGGCGGCCGGGCGGGATGGCGGTAAGCAGGCTGCGACCGAACCTCGCCGACGTGGGGGAGTGCTGCCCTCGACCCGGTTGCCCGATGGTCAGGGTTCCGATTCGTTGCCCGTTCACTCAGTCGAGGGCTTCGGCGAGGGTCGGGAACGACGTTTCCAGCAACCTGGCGAACAGACGGGGCACGTTGTCGGTATCGAAGGAGAATCAGTATTCGTAGTCGTCGCCCTGGCCGCTCAACACCTGTCCTTCGAGGGTGAGACGCCCATGGCGAGGCCTTCAGCGATGCGCAGGTTCGGTCGCCGCCGGGAGCGTCAGGTCGAAACTCGAGAGCGAACCGGAGCGGACGTAGCGAAGCTCACCGCCCATCAAGACGGCCAGCTGGCGGGCCACCGTGAGCCCCAGTCCGACCGATCCCGGCACGCCGTTGGCAATGTGGGCACGGTGGTAGGGCTCGAAGATGGCTTCTCGCTGATCGGCGGGAACACCCGCCCCATCATCTTTGACGGACAGCGCCAGGTAGCCGTCGGCGACTTTGCTGTGCAGAGTGACCTGGGAACCCCCGTAGCGGAGGGCGTTGGTGACGAGATTCCGGATGATCTGGCGGAACCGGAGCGGGTCGGCGATCACCCACCCTTCCAGCTGCTCGAGGTCGATCTCGTGCGGGGTTTCGTTCGTGCTGACGGCCCGGAGGGCCGATTCGACTTCGACGCGGATGTCCATGGGCTCTACCTTGACGGTCAGACTCCCGATGTCGGCCCGGGCGGCCACCAACAGGTCCTCGACGATGTTGGCGAGCTCCCGGCTCTCCGAAGCGATGTATCCGACCAGCTCGAGGCGCTCGTCGGAGGGGAGCCGGCCCCACTCCTCTAAGAGGACTTCTGCACTTCCGTACACTGCGGTCAGCGGTGTCCGCAGTTCGTGACTTACGCTGGCCAGGAACTCGTCCTTCGACCTGACCAGACTGGCCATTTGGTCCTCGACCAGCTTGCGGGCCGTGATGTCGGTTACGGCAACCAGCACCTTGGATAGGTCCAAACGACCGCCGATTCGACTCGCCGACCACTGGAAGATGGCGTCGAGCCGGTTGTTCTGCAAGGTAGCTCCGGTCAACTCCATCAGCACCGAGTCCCTGTCCTCCCAGATGGCGATGAGTTGCTCCATCATCGAGTTGAGCGTTTCTTCGGTGAATACTTGCGGGTTGAGCGGGCCCAGTAGCTGGCTCGGATGGTCTGCTTCGAGCATGTCGAGCACTGCCGGGTTGACATCTTTGACGATGACGAGGCTGATCGCCTCGCGTAACTTGGTCCGGTTGGATTCGAGGTAGCTGCGTATGTCTGTGACTCCGGCGGTTCGCAGCTCATCGAGCCAGCGCCCGACGGCGCTGAAATCTTCCTCGTATACGGCGATCGGCAGCGCATGGAACAGGGTGTGGTAGTGCTGTTCGGTGCGGTGGATCGCCTCGAGGGCCTCGCGCCGTTCGGTGAGGTCGCTGAACAGGAGGACGGCTCGTTCGGCTCCGTTCCCCGTTCTGATCGGGTTGACGACACACGCCACCGGCACCACTTGCCCATCGGCGGCGAGGAGGAGTGCCGTGTCGTCCGAGAAGTGTTCGCCCCTGGCGATCGCCTTCAGCACGTCACCGGGCGTGACGTGTTCCGCCGGGTGGTCGGGAAGGAACCTGAACCTGGACAGAATCCTGGTTCCTCGCATGTCTGCGGGGGTCAGCCCCAATAGCCTGGCAGCTGACGGGTTGGCGAAGGCCACCCGGCCCTCGGAATCGAGGGTGCACAACCCGTCGCTGAGTGAGTCCACCACCGCCCGCAGGCGGGTCTCCTGCTCCTGTTCGCGCGCTTCGCTGCTCCGTTTCAACTCCTCGTAGAGGTCTCGCATCTCCTGAGAGGAGATCTGGAGCGACCGTTCAAGCAAGTAGCGGTTCTGTTCGGCGTCCTCGTAGGACCGCTCGACTCGCTCGAGCAGGCTCCTCCACGCCATGGGGTCTCCGGGAGGGGCGTCTTCGGTGAGCCCCAGACGACGAAGCTGGCGAGCGAGAAGAGGGTTCAAATGTCCTCGCTTATGGTGGTGAGGGTCATGGTCTGGTTGTGGAGTTGGCAGGTTCCGTCCGAGTAGGGAGAAATCTCCCCGTAGGAGTAGAAGCCGAGTTGGTGGCTGCCTGCGGGAAGCCCCTCGAGGGTCGCTTCAACCTCTTCTTCGGTCCGGTCG contains:
- a CDS encoding ATP-binding protein; amino-acid sequence: MAWRSLLERVERSYEDAEQNRYLLERSLQISSQEMRDLYEELKRSSEAREQEQETRLRAVVDSLSDGLCTLDSEGRVAFANPSAARLLGLTPADMRGTRILSRFRFLPDHPAEHVTPGDVLKAIARGEHFSDDTALLLAADGQVVPVACVVNPIRTGNGAERAVLLFSDLTERREALEAIHRTEQHYHTLFHALPIAVYEEDFSAVGRWLDELRTAGVTDIRSYLESNRTKLREAISLVIVKDVNPAVLDMLEADHPSQLLGPLNPQVFTEETLNSMMEQLIAIWEDRDSVLMELTGATLQNNRLDAIFQWSASRIGGRLDLSKVLVAVTDITARKLVEDQMASLVRSKDEFLASVSHELRTPLTAVYGSAEVLLEEWGRLPSDERLELVGYIASESRELANIVEDLLVAARADIGSLTVKVEPMDIRVEVESALRAVSTNETPHEIDLEQLEGWVIADPLRFRQIIRNLVTNALRYGGSQVTLHSKVADGYLALSVKDDGAGVPADQREAIFEPYHRAHIANGVPGSVGLGLTVARQLAVLMGGELRYVRSGSLSSFDLTLPAATEPAHR